In Zalophus californianus isolate mZalCal1 chromosome 17, mZalCal1.pri.v2, whole genome shotgun sequence, one DNA window encodes the following:
- the LOC113935353 gene encoding 60 kDa heat shock protein, mitochondrial-like, whose amino-acid sequence MLRLPAVLRQIRPVSRALAPHLTQAYAKDVKFGADARALTLQGVDLLADAVAVTMGPKGRTVIIEQIWGSPKVTKDGVTVAKSIDLKDKYKNIGAKLVQDVANNTNEEAGDGTTTATVLARSIAKEGFKKISKGANPVEIRRGVMLAVDAVIVELKKQSKPMTTPEEIAQVATISANGDKEVGNIISDAMKKVGRKGVITVKDGKTLNDELEIIEGMKFDRGYISPYFINTSKGQKCEFQDAYVLLSEKKISSFQSIVPALEIAHRKPLVIIAEDADGEALSTLVLNRLKVGLQVVAVKAPGFGDNRKNQLKDMAIATGGAVFGEEGLTLNLEDVQPHDLGKVGEVTVTKDDAMLLKGKGDKAQIEKRIQEIIEQLDITTSEYEKEKLNECLAKLSDGVAVLKVGGTSDVEVNEKKDRVTDALNATHAAAEEGIVLGGGRALLRCIPALDSITPANEDQKIGTEIIKRTLKIPAMTIAKNAGVEGSLIVEKIMQSSSEVGYDAMLGDFVNMVEKGIIDPTKVVRTALLDAAGVASLLTTAEVVVTAIPKEEKDPAMGGMGGMGGGMF is encoded by the coding sequence ATGCTTCGATTACCCGCAGTCCTTCGCCAAATTAGGCCAGTGTCCAGAGCACTGGCTCCTCATCTCACTCAGGCCTATGCCAAAGATGTAAAATTTGGTGCGGATGCCCGAGCCTTAACGCTTCAAGGTGTAGACCTTTTAGCCGATGCTGTAGCCGTTACTATGGGGCCAAAGGGAAGAACAGTGATTATTGAACAGATCTGGGGAAGTCCCAAAGTAACAAAAGATGGTGTGACTGTAGCAAAGTCAATtgacttaaaagataaatataaaaatattggcGCTAAACTTGTTCAAGATGTCGCCAATAACACAAATGAAGAGGCTGGGGATGGCACCACGACTGCTACTGTCTTGGCACGCTCTATTGCCAAGGAGGGCTTCAAGAAGATTAGTAAAGGTGCTAATCCTGTGGAAATCAGAAGAGGTGTGATGTTAGCTGTTGATGCTGTAATTGTTGAACTTAAGAAGCAGTCTAAACCCATGACAACCCCTGAAGAAATTGCTCAGGTTGCTACGATTTCTGCAAATGGAGACAAAGAAGTTGGCAACATCATTTCCGATGCAATGAAAAAGGTTGGAAGAAAGGGTGTCATCACAGTAAAGGATGGAAAAACACTAAATGATGAATTAGAAATTATTGAAGGCATGAAGTTTGATCGAGGTTATATTTCTCCATACTTTATTAATACATCAAAAGGTCAGAAATGTGAATTCCAAGATGCCTATGTTCTAttgagtgaaaagaaaatttctagttTCCAGTCCATTGTACCCGCTCTTGAAATTGCTCACCGTAAGCCCTTGGTCATAATTGCTGAAGATGCTGATGGAGAAGCTCTGAGTACACTTGTTTTAAATAGGCTAAAAGTTGGTCTTCAGGTTGTGGCAGTCAAAGCTCCAGGTTTTGGTGACAATAGAAAGAACCAGCTTAAAGACATGGCTATTGCTACTGGTGGTGCAGTGTTTGGGGAAGAAGGATTGACTCTAAATCTTGAAGATGTTCAGCCTCACGATTTAGGAAAAGTTGGAGAGGTCACTGTGACCAAAGATGATGCCATGCTCTTAAAAGGAAAAGGTGACAAGGCTCAAATTGAAAAACGTATTCAAGAAATCATTGAGCAGTTAGATATCACAACTAGTGAATACGAAAAGGAAAAGCTGAATGAATGTCTGGCAAAACTCTCAGATGGAGTAGCTGTGTTGAAGGTTGGTGGGACAAGTGATGTTGaagtgaatgaaaagaaagaccGAGTTACAGATGCCCTCAATGCTACGCACGCCGCTGCTGAAGAAGGCATTGTTCTGGGAGGGGGCCGTGCCCTGCTCCGCTGCATTCCAGCCCTGGACTCAATAACTCCAGCTAACGAAGATCAAAAAATTGGTACAGAAATTATTAAGAGAACACTCAAAATTCCTGCAATGACCATTGCTAAGAATGCAGGTGTTGAAGGATCACTGATAGTTGAGAAAATTATGCAGAGTTCCTCAGAAGTTGGTTATGATGCCATGCTGGGAGATTTTGTGAATATGGTGGAAAAAGGAATCATTGATCCAACTAAGGTTGTAAGAACTGCTTTATTGGATGCTGCTGGAGTGGCCTCTCTGTTAACTACGGCAGAAGTTGTAGTCACTGCAATTCCTAAAGAAGAGAAGGACCCAGCAATGGGTGGAATGGGTGGTATGGGAGGTGGCATGTTCTGA